DNA sequence from the Oryza brachyantha chromosome 5, ObraRS2, whole genome shotgun sequence genome:
CCGCGGCGCTTCCAGTAGGCCTTGATGCCGCCCCTGTaggtggcgccgccggctccggccATGGCGCGCGCGGTGGCGTCTGTTGGTTTCTTCTCTTGGGCAAGGGGAGGTGAGGTTGGCTTCGTGGAGTTGTGGGTGGCGAGCTGAGCTCTCGCGTGGCGTATAAAAATGGGGAGGACAGCGAGCAATGACGTAGCTGCACTACTTGTACTAGAGTCTAGCCCATGATACCCCTGGTAAACTCCAGCTTTGATTCCCTTTTGTCTTCTAGAAGGCCATGTATCTGCCCTTCAAATAAAATCGTCTTTAAGGTTTTATCCTCTAAGACCATTCatagtaaaaatatacttttatatggCCGTTTACGGTACACCAGTATGACGAGTGGCTCTGACTCACCATATCAATGTGGTGTCTAAACTTTAGTCGGACCCATACTCTCGACGAGCTCTCTGCGCCCTCTAGAGGACATGGATTTCTCATTAAAGCTTGTTAGGGTGGTGTCATCCACTCATTGATGAGGAGAGAGGGTGTGCCCTCATGCAGGTGCATGTGGTCCAATCCTCTCTTTACGTCATTTGATGCCAAAGAAAAAGCCAGAGAGAGAGTAAACACAACGACGATTCGAACAAGACTTTTAAAGAGTAGACTAAGAAAATAAAGAGGTGAAAGTCATATTCGATGGTTCTAGAGCCACGACCACCACGACATTCGACTCACGAGTGCCACCAAGGTGGTGGGTTGATCTAAGCCAGGCTGCTATAGCTAGATCCTCACCACCATAGCTCGATCTAGGCCACCCGAGCTCGATCTGCACTAAGCTTCAGGAAATATGGTGGGGAGATGTTGTGACCACCATAAGAGAAGGGGAGGTTGATAGCCGGTGGAATAGGAGCGAGGAGTACGTCTTGGCATGGTGACTGCCTCCTCTTCACTGGTTTCTTTGTTTAGAGAGACAATGGTGCATGTAAGGCCAAAGACAACGACAACAAACCAATGCCTTGGACCCGTCCCGCCTCTTCTTAATCAGCTTCTTCGTAACTTCAACTTGTAAGTGGTCGTCAACCTAGTTGAGGAAATCTTGGGAGAGAAATGGAGGGGAAGGAAAAAGCTagcgatggtggtggtggcaactAAGCATGTAAGGGAGGGGTGGGGCGACGATGCGAATGAGAGGGCTAAGCAACGGTGAGCCGACAAGGGTCCAGATTTGTCAAGATGGGGATTGTAATGAGTTAGGATTGATTTAATAGTACCTTTTGGTTTCTAGGTGGTTCATAAGTGTAAATTGGATTcatatgtaaattaaaaaaatataaggaaaaaactagaaaactTTAGGTATTGACGTGTAAAATTAAAGACGTCACTTGAGGCTACTTGCACCGTGAGCTACTGACTCAAAGTGGCATGTTACAAAATAAGGCCCGTTTGGCAAGGCAGATAAGTTACCTAGTtcccctcgtttttcgcatGCATGCTTCtcgaattgctaaacggtgtatttttgaaaaaaatttctataaaaaagttgcataaaaaacagattaatctattttatatttttttataattaataattaattacatatactaatctactaCTACTTTTTCCACGCCAAGTAACTTAATTCTTATCTCATTTCAtgtcgaacgcggcctaaatgGCCTTAGTGGCCCCCAAGGAGTGAGAACATATAAGGCCGCATTCGGCACCCCCtctatttattcaaattttttgtttttcacgcgcacgctttccgcgaactgctaaactgtatattttttgtgaaaaattttctatagtaaagttgctttaaaaataatattaatctattttatgattttttataattaataattatttaatcatataaattaCTATGTTTCACGTGCCGGATAACCTTCCTTTTTACccagccgaacacggcctgaGTAGGCTAAGGGACACCTTTTCAAACATAGTGTAAAGTGGCTTAAGTTACGTCttcacttttaaattttagccgtgctatttcttatttcaatcctattctttttaatttacagagaattcaaataatttacaataCATAACCcaaagattaaaaagaaaataacccctctcctccccatcTCCGTCACTCTGTCTGTTTACTCCGCTCCCCCTATCCCCTTCCTTCTGCCTAAGCtactctccctctcccccctccAATGGTGTCGCAttttcctcttcctctgtcAGAGTTGTTGCATCTCCTTCTTGTTGCCCGATGACGCGACAATATCCACTCTACGCCACTGAGCTCACCAGATTTGGTCTTAGGCCGTCTAGATTTAGCCCCTGGCTTGCTAGATCTATGTGATAGCAGTGATGGTGGATGCATCtcaaatataataaaagatTAGGCTCCTCTTATCCCCTCTATCATGTTTGTTCTTTAGCAGCCGGAGCTTTGGGGCCAAAACAAGGCCTCATGAAACCTTCCCACGATAAAAGGAGTCCctttaaaaactgaaaaattgtaCTACATGATTCAGTCCAtttcttttaagaaaaatcttCGAGATTTTTAACCTTGTgtaaaaaagaataagaaCAAGAACCAACAAGAAAGATGTGGGGGGGTACGCATGATGAGCAGAAATAAAGAAGGCATGGCAGCTGAGCCGTTGAATGCGCCCGAAAGTAGGCGCGGTAGCGGAAGCAATCCCGGAAGAAGCTCACCGGCTCCTGCTCCACCACTGCAAGCAACCAACCCCATCTGCGTTGCATTCAATCAATTGAATCCGATCCGACCGCACACGCGCAGTCAACCGCGTAGGCTAGCTGCATTTGTTTTGTGACGACCCCCATGTGTTCCGCTtcttccaccgtcgccgtgcgtgcgtgcgtggcgTGACACGGTGCGAGTGTAACAAAGGCACCCTTTGATTCGAATCGCACGATAGAAAATACAGAGCAATACAAAAAGAATATCGCAGGGATTCAAGTATCCAAGTTTTCTGCGCGACAATCTAATGTATATAGCACTAGGGAGTTTCTCTGGGAGAGAAACTAGTGTATACGTACCATTGACTTTCCCTCAGCTAAATGATTTACCACTAACTTCGTTCGTTCAGTGGTATGAAATGACATCTGATTTTGCTTAATTTCTACtgtctctattttttttgttagcgccgttgactttttaatctaGGTTTGAcccttcatcttattaaaaaatatataattattgattattttgctttcatttgatttattaaagtaattttaagtattgtttataattttgaatatttgataaattttttaataagaccaACAGCCAAACgtaaatcaaaaagtcaatgatgtcaattaaaaaatcagtgaaagttttttttcttatttaaatttattcattaatattatatatctaaatacaTTTGCATTGGGTCTATATGAATGTACCAACCAGCCGGGTGCATGCCGACGGAGGTGCGTACGTCCAGATGGGATCAGGGGATCATCGGCCTGATATTTTCACATGGGATCACATGTACGCTCTACACTGTACACCTCCAAAGTACTCGTACTTCACTAAGTAGTGATGGCCGGATGGGATGTATGCTTGTATATACTACTATGTAATAATTGTGTAAATTCACTGATAATACAGTACACACGCATCGCTGAGGTTGTCTCtcgtctttttgtttttgtttatgtttatattttaaaaattaagttctttcaactttaaatttatagtcatttagcaaaatttatttttcagcattggtttttagattactaagaatatgtatgtaaaaattttatttacaattttttttttgttaatatgccgtttgactcttttcataaaaagaaaaactcaaaCAATCACAATGGTTAGCACTGGTATACTGTGTGATAGCGTGTTGGAACTATGGGCAAGCATTATGAGTCCAGTCTAGCTCTCAAGACAaggatatttttaagaaatgaaATACACTCATATCTCAGCCAAGTAGCTCAGCTCCCATTAATTGAACTGCAGTTTataaaacgagaaaaaaagataaacaaagaaaataaaaatgattttagtgTAAAACTATTATACTTCCACCTTTagcggtgaaaaaaaaactgagtcGAAAGGTAGTAGGAACCAACgaaaaaataactctaaatttgaatttcaaattttggttgagTTTTATAAGCTGAAAGCCTACCAGTGGGATACCGTAGAAAGACAAAAACACAATATAGTGTTGGGTCTTTTTTCTCATAGATGTGGTGAGGATATATCCTTTGGAAAAATAATGGATTgatcaaaaaaaagaaactcccAGCCAAAACAGAGCATCAACTGAATGCATGCTTAAATGGATTCCTTTGAGATACTCCGGGTAGCCCCTTTTGGCCTACTATGATCGTTTTCCAATTCctttatttgtttcttcttaCCGATCTTGTCACTGtgtttgaggtttttttttttaagagacAACTATTTTGCCATCTTACATCATACCCTGGTCACATGATTCCATTCATGACATAACAGATCAGACAGAGACATGGCTGCTTAATTAACAGGGTATAACAGGGTTGCTTAATTAACACTACTATTTACTGCTTCCTCCGTTTGATGACGTAAGATTTTTCTAGTACtacttagatttatatagatacaataaatttagacatacatatacaaatatatacctGAATCTAGATATGACTAAGTAGATAATTGTGAACGGACACCGAAGAGAATGTCATTTAACCTTTTATTTCCAAGGAATGCAACGTGCTGTTAGTACCACAGGCATGAAAGTGGGTGTGCCTTCAGGTTTGTCTACCTGTTGCCGTGTTGTTCTTCACTTGAGCCAAGAAATGCATGACTACAAAAACTAAGCTTTGTTATCTCTCAAGCCAGAGGTTTTGTGGGCTTTTTATTCGGCCACGTGGCACTTTCCTTTCGAAGACCGTATTTTCTATACTTGCTCTGATCACGAGGTGAGTCTGAGTTGAGTGTAGAAAATATGGTCAGGTTAGCAATGGTTTTTGATTTGCGCTTAACGATGGTTTTATCCTTTATAATGGGCAGAGGATCAACGACACTTGTACCTTCTTCCGTCGACTGCAAAAGAAAGGCTGTGCTAGAAGCCATGGGGAGCACGTCCTGCACTTGGCCATCTCCCTCAGCGACCTCGCCACCGCACTAGGCTGCCTCTAGCCACGCCCTTGACGCTACACTAGGCCATGTCTCGCCGTGACCTCGCCATCGCTTATCGTCCAAATGGATTTTGGGGTTCTGATATACTACAATGCGACATAGTGCCTACTACATGTTGTGGGAGGGGGGCAGATGCAAATGTACTGCCTGCATGACACGCCACGCTGGTGGTTAGACGTGGTCAAGCATGGATTGGACCGGGATGGTACACTAAAACGAGATCGTGGACCTAAACGTGCATTTTCCAAGTTCATGGACTTAAGTGGTACcgcgccacaagtttaaggaccgaccatgtactttactctacTTTTAAAATACTAAGCATTGCATTGCCCTATAAGATTGTTTTCACCACAACAAGCATCATAGACAAACAATATGGGTCTTTGCCATTTGAAATAGAATTGAAATTTGTTGAAGATGTTGTGGAGAGGCTTAGATTGTTTAATGACATAAATGAGATGTTTTATAGAACTGATTATGTCACTACTATTACCTATTTCACCAAAATTGTTGAGATTAGAAAAAACATCACACAACGGTCAATTTGTGACAATCCATTAGTTCAAGCCATATCCTTTTCCATGGTAGCCAAGTTTGACAAGCATTGATCTAAGACTCAAGGACTAATGTGAATTGCAACTACTCTTGATCCTCGGTTTAAAACTCTAGCATTGCTTATGTTATGAGGATGAAGGTAACATAGAATCGTCGACATATTTACTTAGTActacaaatgattttttatccaACTTTAGTGCACATGTTACAAGTAAAAGGCCAACATCCATGGAGTATAAAACTAAGCTTGACCACCACTTGGATAATGAACTGGTGGACATTCATGCAAGGAACTTTAATTTTTGGATTGGTGGAAGGTGGCTGGAAGTCGGTACCCTGTTTTGAGGAGGATAGCTAGAGAAATCTTTGTAATTCTCGTTAGCACAGTTGCATTAGATGGCTTTCAGCATTAGTGGAAGAGTCCTTAGTGAGCATCGTAGAAGGCTCACTTCAAAGATGTTAGAAGCTCTAATATACTCACAAGATTGGCTTCGAAACAAGTGCAAAGATATACAACCTATACTTAACAGTACTTACATTATACTTACTAATGTCAATGCTCAAGTTCTGTTACTACTACCTACTGCCCTACTGTCACCTTTTGATcaaagtattttaattataggatgatgatgacgatgatgtGGCTTGCCCAACTGACGATGTCATGATATCTCTTGAGGAGCTTGCAAATTTTGAACTGATGGGAGAAAGGCAGTGACCTGTGACCGGTAGTCCATCACTCCAACCCCATGGTTCATGGTTCAATACTTCAATGGTTGTCTTCTAATCATTTTATCTATCCCCTACGAGGGAAGAATGCTAATTGTGGTGTCATCTTATGATGTTATCGTATTCGTGTACTTATGTGATGTTGATATTTGTACTGTCTCATGAAGTTATGACTCATTTATGTCGTTATAGACTTATCGTGGTCATTGACTCTTCATATCCTTAGTATGGTATTAATTAATCCGATGTGAGTATGAAATGGACAATTGGTACTATTAATCTGTCGTGCGGTTTTTcttaatgttatatattattattttttacatgatttCCGCTTACGACCGCTATCGATACATTTCCGTTCCGGTGATACCGTTTTTGGAATTCTGATGATACCATTTCCATTTGTACCGTTCCGTTTCcgtttctaaaaaaaaaaatatggaaatggAAATGGGAGAGATAGCTTTCCGACCGTTTTCAACCCTAGCGGTGGGCGTGGTCCCCTCTCGATCTCACGGCAGCCTGCAGCGATCTCACGGCAACCGGCAACAACCAAACACACTCTTAACACACACCGTCGCACTTGCCATAGTCGTAGCCGCACACGACACACTCGCGCACACGGATAAAGTTGGAACAGGCGAACAACAGCAGGCCACAGGTCAACCGCCAGCAACTAGCAAAACTACAGAAGGGGTTGGGCTACTTGGCTTTTACACCCCCGAGTTCATGGGTTCAGGCAGTGAGGGAATGTACTCATACCCGGCACACCCGATGGATACACCTTTtgcttaattattatataccCATGTGTACAACATTTAGACTATAAATACCTTCTTAATAGAGTAAAAATCCATCCGGCATTAGGTAATGGGGCCCCAATGTCAACTCAGATAACCTCAACACAGTACAACCACCACAAACCGAACATGTTCTAGACGATCTTCCCAATCTCGCGATGTTTATGGCCATTTCTCAAGGCATGCGCCCCACACTGATAATCACAACTCACACGAAATGGTTAACGAATAGAAGCATTTAACCATCATAATTCTTTTCAACGACTAAACGGGATCCTATAACAACCATTTTACAATAGTAAGGAGTTTATCCTAATAGCATCAAATCttcaaaatgaaaagatgaaagGTTCAAGCCAGCACCAAGCTGACTCTAACACGGTCACTGGAAATTCTACGATTGCTCCATTCAAACTCGCAGCAAGTTCCTTGGAGCTAAGATCACGTAAGCATTGCAGAATATTTCGCCCCTCATCTCAAGATCGTTATGTTTAACAATGTACACCGCCAATGCCAGGTTCAATGGTTTGTCTCATGGAGCAGAAGCTTTCATGGGGTACTAGTTGGTATTTGGCAAGAACAGCCGGAAGGTTAGAGTAGACTTTACCAAGTCAACGTATTCTTGGACTGCTGGAGCTTTGCATTGTATGCGCTTTCTAATTCCTCCTGCAATATTAGACGGCAAAAACTGAGATTTGACCCTGGAAAACGACGTAGCGTAAAGGACACAGATGATTTCTTGATGGTAGAGTGCTGTAGCAAGAGAGGAGATGAGTATAGGGCTCAATGCATTCAGTTTATGAAGTGGAAGACCTTgactggaaactaaacaagcatGTTGCGTGTCCAATTTTCATGGGACAGGTCAAATCACAATTCAGGCAATCTTTTATCCATATCATCAACTTGCATATCAATGCTGCCATATAATTGTAGAAGGAAATACTACAAACCTTGCAAGCTTTCAGCAGTGGTTGCAGAAATGATGCCCTGAAAAATCTGACAGATTTTTCAAGGGATGTTCTTTCCCAATCTGCAGTCCATTACAGGCTTATCAAAACCTTAagaatattgaaaattttaaaatgaaataacCAAGATTTCTAAAAGTGCAGAATTTATCACTCACCATTTTCAGAATCAGTATGATGACCAGCTGCATTGAGCTCACCCAAAAGCTGGATAATTATAATAGTTTCAACGAGTCAGTTTAGCATAATGATTGTTTTTAATGATGGTAGATAAACTTGATCTTAGAAAATAGTTATTAATGGTTGACTCTGTAGGCCATACCTGTGATAGAGTTGGAACTGTCGTAGGATCAAAATCATCACAGTTATCTGGATCAATTGGAACACAAACACGGCCTAgggaaatattttaaaataattgttaGAATTCATTGGATAGAACATACGTATATGCATAAGCATGAAGTGAATGCATAAATAGGTAGAACGTGAGACATTCAAGGGGCGGATCCACAGTGTAATCACTGGGGTCATCTGACACCGACGACGTCCAGCATTTGCACGGTAATGCTCAACATTTCACCAGCAGTAACCCCGGCAACAAAAGGTGATCACCATCTTCAGCTGGCGCACGGGGAACTAACATaattcatttggttttttccaatCCTCATTGGTTACTCTATTTTAGTAGCTTGCACCAAAGCCCAAGtcagttttcttttgtttactcTTACTAAGCCGGActacaaataaattgtttcATCCGTGTGCTTTGCTGCGTTTGTTAAGCAGTTAGCTGATTTCAGATTTGTCATAAGAACATTTTCAACCTATTCCAGTTAGCATTATAAACTAGTAAACAAATACCAGATTATATACTGTGTATATTTGGGGACATGCTTAATCAATGTACCTCTTAACCTAGAAATGCCTTTTAGTTAGATCGAAATTATAGTGGCgtttatttagatatttatgaaaaagccCTTTTCACAATCATATGAGCATTATTATTGCGTCGCAAATATAAATGTGTTTGTATTATCTAGTCTAGCATATGAATGCCAATTATGCATCAAGTACATGTATGCTGCATTTAATCTCATATAACATTTTCACTGGATATGTTCTTGTACCACTAAACCTTTAAGGCTTAAATTGAGAAATTGATAGCTTTGGATGGCCAAAATAGGTCAACACTgttagtaaaatatttttccagtTAGCGGagaaattatgtaaaattaacAGTAATTATAGAGCATGGTAGGTTATGTTGAATATCATAAAAGGTTTCTTATTATTAGCAAAGTCTGGTAAGTTGATAATCCTGGTGCCTCTTAATTCTGGATCCACCTTGGATTCAAGGAAAATTTTGCTAGAGATTTCCAAGTGTATATACACGGACAGCCAACTGAATACAGTTTTCTGGTGCAAAAAAGTAAGTAACCTTATATATTACTCTCTCCGGTTTTTAGCGTttgacaccattgacttttggacatatatatgacaactcgtctaattaaaaaaaacatgcaattACCAtctatgatttgttttatcactACATGCACTTTAAGCttgacttatatttttgcatatttacacaaagttttgaataaaacgaaaggtcaaacatatgtttaaaagtcaataatgTCAAACATTAAAGACCAAAGGGAGTAGATACTAAAAGAGGAAATATATTCGGGTTTAACCTGTCTTCGGGTGTATGCAAAAGGGTGCTTTCAGCAAATGATTCATGTGCTTTGAAACCTGACATTAACCAGATTGTTGAATAGGAATCAGAACATGGTTTTATGACGTGCTGCAAACATGTACTGTTGATAGTTTTGCTTTTACCTCCATGTCAAGTCTAGGATATGTATATGAGAAGACAATCTCTTCTATACATCTACGAAGCCCCTGTGCCTGTGTGCCAGAATCATATGTAAGAAACAAGGAGCATCATTGTGCATTGAGTATAATAGAATGGAATTGCCTGAAGCAATTGTAAATGGGAGGAAGAAACCAATCTACATGCAACATTGTGATGAAACCTTGAGAATAcaatacatataattaaaaCGGATATGCTGGTAAATGCACAAAGAAAATTAAGTAGGATTGCTAGAGATTATATATGGACCTTGTGTTTTCCTGACTGCAAGGCTGACTTTAGTTGCTCCCATCTGGTAGCATTCACATCTTCCTTGGAAACAGAAGATCGTCTGTTTCCTTGCCACTTGTCATGGAGCTCACTAGCAACATCTAGAAATGACACACACATATAGACACACCACAAGATGATTGAAGACATTCAAGACATGATGAACGAGAAATGGTTGAGTGTCTTAGCAATGGTACAAAAGATAGTGTTGGCTAAGGTTTGATTCTTACTTTCATCTGGGATTAGATCAAGTATTTTCTGATATCTCTCCTCAGATGCAAAGAGTTGTTGGCTAAGCAGCAGCTTATCTTCAAAGAAGTGTTTTAGAACATCAGTGTATGACCTTCTGCAGGAAAATTGAGTTTAAGTACAACCTATTTGACTATTCCAATTTGTAATGATACAACATATACAATCTCAATTTTCAACTTACGATTAAAAAACAAGTGGGATAATGAATACATACGCAAGGAATGGATGGAGAACAGCACCAGGCAATGATACTTTCTTCATTGTATTTTCACCACCCTGTGAAAGATCCATACAGTAAGATTTCAGCGAGAAAACACCATCTAGGATCATGAATAAAGAAATACCACCTTGTAGACACGAAAATAATCAGCAATGGCAGCCCTTTGTTCATTGTTGAGCCTAACAGGAGAATAACAGAACATTTTAGGATCATTGAATGAaatggagaaagaaaaagaaaaaacaatccCACGTACTTTCTTGCTCTACTATCACAAACCCAGCAATGGACACCACGACGGCCACTATATACCCACAATATGTGATTGAAACCAAAATCATCTGCAAACACATACTTTCAATTGTTACAAGTCAAACTAACCAATAAAATAGTTGGCTAAAGATCTGCAATTCAAGTcaataaactgaaaaaaagGGAGAGTTGTATTTGCGCAAGctgcatatttgaattgcaaaaCGACGTGCCTCTGAGCGAAGCATCCAAGATTTTGATAGTAATGATCATTAAGGGCCAGCAGTCGATGCAGACGTCAGCTCCAGAGCAGCAATAACGAACATCATCATAATCTGATATATCCTGTGAAGTTGAAATGGCTCATAGCTTGCAACATATGCTTCATGAAAATGAGCAAATAAAATCCACAGGAGAAACTTTGCCGGATTCTTACAATATCGAAAATTAGTTCTCTCTCCACTGGTACAAAGACGTTGTTGCCAGATTGAGCATAGGCATGCCGTTTTgcaggctaaaaaataaacaatgttcATCGtgatatagaaaaatagagaTTAATGCAGAAGATCAAAATAAGTTAAAGAAACAACGGACAAGTTTAGTGGTTACACATCATACATCTACACTATATACAGGTCCAATATCGATCTTGAAAGGGCACTTTTCTTTGATAGAACTCTCCATTGCAGCCACACT
Encoded proteins:
- the LOC102710409 gene encoding DNA primase small subunit translates to MAREDDKAEAMEIDGEHQQAATTAVPDDFNADYLRIYYGKLFPHGDFFKWLSYGNDGKHPGCDESYVGRREFSFTLENDIYLRFQSFDSVAAMESSIKEKCPFKIDIGPVYSVDPAKRHAYAQSGNNVFVPVERELIFDIDISDYDDVRYCCSGADVCIDCWPLMIITIKILDASLRDDFGFNHILWVYSGRRGVHCWVCDSRARKLNNEQRAAIADYFRVYKGGENTMKKVSLPGAVLHPFLARSYTDVLKHFFEDKLLLSQQLFASEERYQKILDLIPDENVASELHDKWQGNRRSSVSKEDVNATRWEQLKSALQSGKHKAQGLRRCIEEIVFSYTYPRLDMEVSKHMNHLLKAPFCIHPKTGRVCVPIDPDNCDDFDPTTVPTLSQLLGELNAAGHHTDSENDWERTSLEKSVRFFRASFLQPLLKACKEELESAYNAKLQQSKNTLTW